Within Limisalsivibrio acetivorans, the genomic segment CGTGACACGCTTCGCATGTGACGCCCCTAGTGTGGGTGTGTGTTGTATTATCCGGCTCGGACCAGTCTGCTATGAGGTCATCGTGGCCGTAGGTGTTCGGGTGGTCATCGAGGGCATCGGCGTTCCTGTCCACAAAGAAGAAACCAGTGGTGTGACAGCGGTAGCACTCGGGATCGTCCGAACCCGCCACAGCCGCATAAGCCTGCCCATGGGCACTGGCTTCTACGGTGTCCGCAAGGTTTCTTAGTGTTTGCCTGCCGAAGTCATCGCCAAAGTCATCAACGTTCAGGGTGCCGTCGTGGCATTGACCGTAGCAGAAGGAATCTCCGCTGTGTTTCGCATAGGAGTAAGAGAGGGCGTGTATCCTCTTATCCTCGCTGTAAACATCACCTGCGGCGTCAACGGCTGTGAGCCTGATGGTGTAAAGACCCTGGGATGTTGGGATGAAGGAACAGCTGTCTCCGCTGAGGACCATCTCCGTATAGGAGTTTTCGGGGTATGAAACCAGCTCCCAGTCCTGCAGTGTGTATGAGCTGTCCATTATATTCAGCACAACCTTCTCTCCGGCCTGAACAGAGGATATTCCCCTGTATCTGTCGGGGGTTATGTTCCCTGCGCCATCGTATAAGCTTTCCCCGGCCGATGCATAGCCCTCATAGCCGAGGGAGATTATACTCTTCTCCGGTATGCTCACCCTCTCCATACGATAACCCGCAAAGAACTCCATAGGGATATCTGCTTCAGCCGTGAGTGTGTTCCCGTTCCTCTCGGAATGGTAGGGAACAGGACTGCCGTTCAGGATTCCTGCTATCCCCAGCCTGCTGTAGCTCCCCCCCTCGTTCTGGAACATCTCCTCACTGTAGGGTATGCTTACCTCGGCATCGGCGAAGGTATTGGTCTGAGTGTCAAAATTGCTGTTAAAGCTTACTACATATCGATCGGAAACGGCGTTGTAGCCTTTTACGGCGTAGTCAGCTTCGGTCTTTTTGATATAGATTGTGTCCGCATCAAAACTCCCATTGAGGGAGAAGCCCTCGAATGCTCCGGAACCGGTGTAGCTTAGAGTGCCGTTATCCGGCACGGACACACTGATGACGTTTTCATCCTCCTCCGTTATGGAGGGTTTCAGGTCGTCACTCCCTGAACAGGCGGTAAGAATAAGCAGGCCTGCGGCTGTTAATAAACCTTTGTGCAGCAGTTTCATATTCTATTCTCCATCCCCTTTGTGCTGTTCCAGCAGAAACTCAAGCAGGTAGGGGGTGCTTTCCTCATCGTGGCATTTATTACAGAAGTCTTCCCTGTTGTTTGTTGCTA encodes:
- a CDS encoding multiheme c-type cytochrome, with product MKLLHKGLLTAAGLLILTACSGSDDLKPSITEEDENVISVSVPDNGTLSYTGSGAFEGFSLNGSFDADTIYIKKTEADYAVKGYNAVSDRYVVSFNSNFDTQTNTFADAEVSIPYSEEMFQNEGGSYSRLGIAGILNGSPVPYHSERNGNTLTAEADIPMEFFAGYRMERVSIPEKSIISLGYEGYASAGESLYDGAGNITPDRYRGISSVQAGEKVVLNIMDSSYTLQDWELVSYPENSYTEMVLSGDSCSFIPTSQGLYTIRLTAVDAAGDVYSEDKRIHALSYSYAKHSGDSFCYGQCHDGTLNVDDFGDDFGRQTLRNLADTVEASAHGQAYAAVAGSDDPECYRCHTTGFFFVDRNADALDDHPNTYGHDDLIADWSEPDNTTHTHTRGVTCEACHGPAFTYETDIEGSAELTHEPEVSPGSGACLVCHDTGNEVQGHFFEYSDSHDKAHLAEGSAQNDSCIECHTSQGFKAGIYGTDIAPSDIEQPKGVSCDTCHDPHGESDNPHQLLAYGSTSVAGETVDAGASALCYECHRATEETLPAVGNIVHNSQAEMYEGTGGYEYGDDLGNLRSFHKKSGTTCTDCHMKRLEGTTHASFSDDYEGRADYCNDVCHSIIVDEITADGYIDYAGQTDMLNSKMAELKVAINTEAGLSTDTAVKGDYAAEGVEGGTLLSLNRAAYNYNFIKNDRSGGNHNFDYAVKLIELSLADLKGAE